In Zingiber officinale cultivar Zhangliang chromosome 1A, Zo_v1.1, whole genome shotgun sequence, a genomic segment contains:
- the LOC121997600 gene encoding uncharacterized protein LOC121997600 gives MSHSTGSSSSSSSSTSEDEVHVEIDEQAYDPGEELMLLVLQQHQQLIKAYQRRDMCRRRFVQRNREAEHERLVNDYFSITPVYHDEIFRRRFRMRRELFLRIVNALENHSTIFQQRDDAVRRKGLSPLQKCTAAIHQLAYGVPADRLDEYLRMGESTAIRCLFKFYEYVIEIFGDRYLRRSNVDDVQHLLQMHDERHGFPGMLGSLDCMHWKWKNCPVAWKGNMLEINFTVNDTAYMKDYYLTNGIYLEWATFVKAFPCPEDPKRKLFKERQESARKDVERAFGVLQSRWAIVRGPARYWYRKKLKQIMLACIILHNMIVEDEGDHVTNWYNEEGDEPAQPIHGSNRVFQDYLRTNSELRDTQVHHQLRVDLVEHIWGQYNNNP, from the exons ATGTCTCATTCTACAGGCAGCTCTAGCTCAAGTTCCAGCTCGACAAGCGAAGACGAAGTCCATGTTGAAATCGATGAGCAAGCTTATGATCCGGGTGAAGAACTGATGTTATTGGTTCTTCAACAACACCAACAACTTATAAAAGCATATCAGAGGAGGGACATGTGTAGAAGAAGGTTCGTCCAAAGAAATCGTGAAGCTGAGCATGAGAGACTCGTCAATGATTATTTCTCTATAACCCCGGTGTATCACGATGAAATATTTCGAAGACGATTTCGAATGCGAAGAGAATTATTCCTCCGCATAGTGAATGCATTAGAGAATCATTCAACAATTTTTCAACAAAGAGACGATGCTGTACGAAGAAAAGGGTTATCACCACTACAAAAATGCACCGCTGCGATTCACCAACTGGCTTACGGAGTCCCCGCCGATCGTCTTGACGAGTACCTACGTATGGGTGAATCAACTGCCATCAGGTGCCTTTTCAAGTTCTACGAATACGTTATTGAAATATTTGGTGATAGGTACTTGAGAAGGTCAAATGTTGATGATGTTCAACATCTTCTGCAAATGCATGATGAGAGACATGGCTTTCCTGGCATGTTAGGTAGCCTTGATTGTATGCACTGGAAATGGAAAAATTGTCCAGTTGCTTGGAAAG GAAATATGCTGGAGATTAATTTCACGGTGAACGACACTGCATATATGAAGGACTATTATCTAACAAATGGAATATATCTCGAGTGGGCTACTTTTGTTAAGGCTTTTCCTTGCCCGGAGGATCCCAAGAGGAAGTTGTTTAAGGAAAGACAGGAGTCTGCAAGAAAAGATGTTGAACGGGCATTTGGGGTGCTCCAATCTCGATGGGCGATTGTCAGAGGTCCAGCTCGGTATTGGTATAGGAAAAAGTTAAAACAAATCATGTTAGCATGCATTATTTTGCATAATATGATTGTTGAGGATGAGGGAGATCACGTGACAAATTGGTACAACGAAGAAGGTGACGAACCCGCACAACCTATCCATGGCTCAAACCGAGTATTTCAGGATTATCTTCGAACAAATTCTGAGCTACGTGACACTCAAGTTCATCACCAACTTCGCGTCGACTTAGTTGAGCATATCTGGGGGCAATACAACAACAATCCgtga